From one Dermatophagoides farinae isolate YC_2012a chromosome 5, ASM2471394v1, whole genome shotgun sequence genomic stretch:
- the Pdhb gene encoding pyruvate dehydrogenase E1 beta subunit isoform X1 — protein MLGRIISSSSSLRLMTSNIKTTNIHPMFSSLSTTTSNNNNNNIHNGQQQRNFHQTSFHYAQLTVRDALNSALDEELERDETVFIMGEEVAQYDGAYKVTKGLWRKYGDKRVIDTPITEMGFAGMAVGAAFYGLRPICEFMTFNFAMQAIDHIINSAAKTYYMSAGRIAVPIVFRGPNGAAAGVAAQHSQCFAAWYSHCPGLKVLAPYTAEDAKGLLKTAIRDPDPVVFLENEILYGTSFDVNDDVLSKDFLLPIGKAKIERPGDRITVCSYSKGVETSLEAAKILSTMGIELEVINLRTIRPLDFETISKSIMKTNHLLTVEQGWPQSGVGAEICAQVIESPVFDYLDAPVIRVTGADVPMPYARSLEANALPQPDDIVMSVKRMLNIVD, from the exons ATGCTCGGTcgaatcatatcatcatcatcatcattgcgtTTGATGACGTCGAATATAAAAACGACAAATATTCATccaatgttttcatcattatcaacaacaaccagtaataataataataataatatccataatggacaacagcaacgaaattttcatcaaacatcTTTTCATTATGCTCAA TTAACCGTACGTGATGCATTGAATAGCGCCTTAGATGAAGAACTTGAACGTGATGAAACCGTATTTATTATGGGTGAAGAAGTAGCTCAATATGATGGTGCATATAAAGTGACCAAAGGTCTTTGGCGTAAATATGGTGATAAACGTGTTATTGATACGCCAATCACTGAAATGGGTTTTGCCGGTATGGCTGTTGGTGCTGCATTT tATGGCCTTCGTCCAATTTGTGAATTTATGACCTTCAACTTTGCCATGCAAGCAATTGACCATATTATAAATTCAGCTGCCAAAACTTATTATATGTCGGCTGGTCGTATAGCTGTACCGATTGTATTTCGTGGACCGAATGGTGCGGCAGCCGGTGTTGCTGCACAACATTCACAATGTTTTGCCGCATGGTATTCACATTGTCCTGGTCTTAAAGTGTTGGCACCATATACTGCTGAAGATGCTAAAGGATTATTAAAAACTGCCATTCGTGATCCAGATCCGGTTGTATTTCTTGAGAATGAAATCCTTTATGGTACATCATtcgatgtgaatgatgatgttttatcaaaagattttttaCTGCCCATTGGTAAAGCTAAAATTGAACGTCCTGGTGATCGTATTACGGTATGTAGTTATTCAAAAGGTGTTGAAACATCACTAGAAGCAGCCAAAATTCTTTCAACAATGGGAATTGAATTAGAAGTAATCAATCTACGTACAATAAGACCATTAGATTTTGAAACCATATCAAAATctataatgaaaacaaatcatttattAACCGTTGAACAAGGTTGGCCACAATCAGGTGTTGGTGCCGAAATCTGTGCACAAGTGATTGAAA GTCCTGTTTTTGATTATCTTGATGCACCAGTTATACGTGTAACTGGTGCCGATGTTCCAATGCCATATGCACGTTCATTAGAAGCTAATGCATTGCCACAACCAGATGATATTGTTATGTCGGTGAAAAGAATGCTCAACattgttgattaa
- the Pdhb gene encoding pyruvate dehydrogenase E1 beta subunit isoform X2, translated as MLGRIISSSSSLRLMTSNIKTTNIHPMFSSLSTTTSNNNNNNIHNGQQQRNFHQTSFHYAQLTVRDALNSALDEELERDETVFIMGEEVAQYDGAYKVTKGLWRKYGDKRVIDTPITEMGFAGMAVGAAFYGLRPICEFMTFNFAMQAIDHIINSAAKTYYMSAGRIAVPIVFRGPNGAAAGVAAQHSQCFAAWYSHCPGLKVLAPYTAEDAKGLLKTAIRDPDPVVFLENEILYGTSFDVNDDVLSKDFLLPIGKAKIERPGDRITVCSYSKGVETSLEAAKILSTMGIELEVINLRTIRPLDFETISKSIMKTNHLLTVEQGWPQSGVGAEICAQVIESK; from the exons ATGCTCGGTcgaatcatatcatcatcatcatcattgcgtTTGATGACGTCGAATATAAAAACGACAAATATTCATccaatgttttcatcattatcaacaacaaccagtaataataataataataatatccataatggacaacagcaacgaaattttcatcaaacatcTTTTCATTATGCTCAA TTAACCGTACGTGATGCATTGAATAGCGCCTTAGATGAAGAACTTGAACGTGATGAAACCGTATTTATTATGGGTGAAGAAGTAGCTCAATATGATGGTGCATATAAAGTGACCAAAGGTCTTTGGCGTAAATATGGTGATAAACGTGTTATTGATACGCCAATCACTGAAATGGGTTTTGCCGGTATGGCTGTTGGTGCTGCATTT tATGGCCTTCGTCCAATTTGTGAATTTATGACCTTCAACTTTGCCATGCAAGCAATTGACCATATTATAAATTCAGCTGCCAAAACTTATTATATGTCGGCTGGTCGTATAGCTGTACCGATTGTATTTCGTGGACCGAATGGTGCGGCAGCCGGTGTTGCTGCACAACATTCACAATGTTTTGCCGCATGGTATTCACATTGTCCTGGTCTTAAAGTGTTGGCACCATATACTGCTGAAGATGCTAAAGGATTATTAAAAACTGCCATTCGTGATCCAGATCCGGTTGTATTTCTTGAGAATGAAATCCTTTATGGTACATCATtcgatgtgaatgatgatgttttatcaaaagattttttaCTGCCCATTGGTAAAGCTAAAATTGAACGTCCTGGTGATCGTATTACGGTATGTAGTTATTCAAAAGGTGTTGAAACATCACTAGAAGCAGCCAAAATTCTTTCAACAATGGGAATTGAATTAGAAGTAATCAATCTACGTACAATAAGACCATTAGATTTTGAAACCATATCAAAATctataatgaaaacaaatcatttattAACCGTTGAACAAGGTTGGCCACAATCAGGTGTTGGTGCCGAAATCTGTGCACAAGTGATTGAAAGTAAGTGA
- the LOC124499909 gene encoding uncharacterized protein LOC124499909 has product MAKNFNRLKKPTLIIKNHNLFTLLIRNFGWLSFMIIMVFIWKQSLNPFSYSNNNNNNHPIIGSGSSNGNSNSKLSVDAFFFDKFERLKRITLPSAFVGLSSLLPGLSSGIRVCINFNSQYPQGYQQNTCFLCDVYRFNSIAYQCTGQTQIPGNINFTQANCIMNSCQPMMYGGSMMANRYQLPTNIGVTLPQTKFGLYQTASLQQQQQQQQPQQ; this is encoded by the exons aTGGCGAAGAATTTCAATCGTTTAAAGAAACCAACGCTAATTATCAAGAATCATAATCTATTCACTTTATTGATAAGAAATTTTGGTTGGTTATCattcatgattatcatggtATTCATTTGgaaacaatcattgaatccattttcgtacagcaacaacaacaacaacaatcatccgATTATTGGCAGTGGTAGCAGTAATGGCAATAgtaattcaaaattatcggTTGATGCAttcttttttgataaatttgaaCGTTTGAAACGTATTACATTACCATCGGCATTTGTTGGTCTTAGTAGCCTATTACCTGGACTTTCATCCGGTATTCGTGTATgcattaattttaattcacAATATCCACAAGGATATCAACAG AACACTTGCTTCCTGTGCGATGTTTATCGTTTCAATTCGATT GCATATCAATGCACTGGACAG ACTCAGATTCCTGGTAACATTAATTTTACTCAAGCTAATTGTATTATGAATTCCTGTCAGCCAATGATGTATGGTGGATCAATGATGGCAAATCGTTATCAATTACCGACAAATATTGGCGTAACATTACCACAAACTAAATTCGGTCTATATCAAACTGCAtcattgcaacaacaacaacaacaacaacaaccgcaGCAGTAA